A portion of the Edaphobacter lichenicola genome contains these proteins:
- a CDS encoding ComEC/Rec2 family competence protein: MKTEKANAPNPDLWPKAVARIPALEFRRAPLLATVCWFALGEVIAHNHPPILILIISIALLCLLTLAALRWSVRIAIVPLAAVWMATGIWCSEIQSIPPTQHALAAYADGLSRQVRGRIVRVRELPAQQEDSDHDKEAGWWPEKEEADEAAAIGALSIDVQVDSVEEVTPDISRMVPETGGVRMNIIADKPPKTDATGTADATPPLTALRPLPTVKCGDIVEAPMRLKLAERYRDPGAWQYADYLLAQGIGAHASVRASKVMILDKTDSALSTQTDPAAQWQCKVSSAQSWASGRVLGYVHSKTNRRLPKVMRLSSDDAGMLNAMLFGDRAGLNKSQRIGFERTGSFHLFVVSGMHVGLLAGIVFWLARRLKLHEWLATLLTIGLTFGYAVLTGFGAPVQRALFMTVIFLLARLLSRDRNVLNALGAAALGVLVWSPAALFEASFQMTFLAIIAIGGIAVPLAERSFLPYAHAAKDLEDRWIDGTLPPRVAQFRLMLRLWSEAIANALGNWAEKLLPLLTRWSLWALELALIGAIAEMVMVLPMAVYFHRATMFAVPANMLSVPLVAVLAPTAVVTFCASLISPWLAMVPGAGTALLLHGVTGIIGRVSAVHAADLRVPAPTIWIALAAVPGWAFCCWFVRKSRGWSWAAVIAMPLIALAVLWPERAAVSPGMMEVTAIDVGQGDSIFIVGPDGSTMLIDAGGPVGGVTEAAEATSRFDIGEEVVSPYLWSRRFRRLDTLVLSHAHSDHMGGMPAVMRNFRPRELWVSIDPNSDAYRALLSEAKSFGVVVRHFYAGDKVTWGGTQITILAPESGYTNPHEPVNNDSLVMRMQYGDASVLLEGDAEAPSERAMIANGRVAAVTLLKVGHHGSRTSTTQEFLNAAAPRDAVMSVGKGNTFGHPRFEVIERIAEARTKLYRTDEFGLTTFLLGRDGRIREILDASNQ, encoded by the coding sequence TTGAAGACCGAAAAAGCGAACGCGCCGAACCCTGATCTTTGGCCGAAGGCGGTTGCACGCATCCCGGCACTCGAGTTCCGCCGCGCTCCTCTACTAGCAACCGTGTGCTGGTTTGCGCTGGGTGAAGTAATTGCACACAACCATCCCCCCATACTCATTCTCATCATTTCGATAGCGCTTCTGTGTTTGCTGACGCTTGCCGCACTGCGGTGGTCGGTAAGAATCGCAATCGTGCCTCTCGCAGCAGTCTGGATGGCAACAGGCATCTGGTGCTCGGAGATACAATCGATCCCTCCGACACAGCACGCGCTGGCAGCGTATGCCGACGGCCTAAGCCGACAAGTGCGCGGCCGCATCGTGCGTGTACGCGAATTGCCTGCCCAGCAAGAAGACTCCGATCACGATAAAGAAGCCGGCTGGTGGCCCGAAAAAGAAGAGGCAGACGAAGCCGCCGCAATCGGCGCGCTCTCAATCGACGTCCAGGTCGACTCAGTCGAAGAGGTAACGCCCGACATCTCGCGGATGGTCCCCGAAACCGGTGGCGTCCGCATGAACATCATCGCCGACAAGCCGCCAAAGACTGACGCAACAGGAACCGCAGATGCAACACCTCCACTCACAGCACTCAGACCGCTACCAACCGTGAAGTGCGGCGACATCGTCGAAGCGCCGATGAGGTTGAAACTCGCCGAACGCTATCGCGACCCGGGAGCGTGGCAGTATGCCGACTATCTTCTCGCGCAGGGGATCGGCGCTCACGCCAGCGTGCGTGCCTCGAAGGTGATGATCCTCGACAAAACAGACTCAGCGCTATCTACCCAAACCGATCCGGCGGCGCAGTGGCAGTGCAAAGTCTCTTCGGCGCAGAGCTGGGCCTCTGGACGCGTGCTCGGCTATGTTCATTCCAAGACGAATCGCAGATTACCTAAAGTAATGCGGCTCAGCTCAGATGACGCCGGGATGCTCAACGCCATGCTCTTCGGCGACCGCGCCGGACTGAACAAGTCGCAGCGCATCGGATTCGAGCGGACAGGTTCGTTTCATCTTTTTGTTGTTTCGGGAATGCACGTAGGCCTCCTCGCTGGCATCGTGTTCTGGCTGGCCAGAAGACTCAAACTGCACGAATGGCTCGCAACTCTGCTGACCATCGGCCTCACCTTCGGTTATGCGGTGCTCACAGGGTTTGGTGCTCCCGTGCAACGCGCGCTCTTCATGACGGTGATCTTCTTACTCGCACGTCTGTTGTCGCGGGACCGCAACGTCTTGAACGCGTTAGGAGCAGCCGCCCTCGGAGTGCTGGTCTGGTCTCCCGCGGCATTATTTGAAGCCAGTTTTCAGATGACGTTCCTGGCAATCATCGCGATCGGCGGCATTGCTGTCCCTCTCGCGGAGCGCAGCTTTTTACCCTACGCTCACGCAGCAAAAGACCTCGAAGACAGGTGGATCGATGGAACTCTTCCACCTCGCGTCGCACAGTTTCGCCTGATGCTCCGACTCTGGAGTGAGGCCATCGCAAACGCGCTCGGCAACTGGGCAGAAAAGCTACTGCCGTTATTAACGCGCTGGAGCCTTTGGGCGCTGGAGTTGGCGCTGATCGGTGCTATCGCTGAGATGGTGATGGTATTGCCAATGGCAGTCTACTTTCACCGCGCAACGATGTTCGCCGTCCCCGCCAATATGTTGAGCGTGCCGTTGGTTGCGGTTCTTGCTCCTACGGCTGTCGTCACATTTTGTGCATCGCTCATCAGCCCTTGGTTAGCAATGGTGCCGGGTGCCGGGACCGCACTCTTGCTGCACGGAGTCACCGGGATCATCGGCCGCGTGAGCGCCGTGCATGCAGCAGACCTTCGCGTTCCTGCGCCGACGATATGGATCGCATTGGCCGCCGTTCCGGGCTGGGCGTTCTGCTGCTGGTTCGTACGCAAGTCGCGCGGTTGGTCATGGGCTGCAGTTATTGCCATGCCGTTGATCGCCCTGGCAGTACTCTGGCCGGAACGAGCAGCAGTATCGCCGGGCATGATGGAGGTGACCGCTATCGACGTAGGACAGGGCGATTCCATCTTTATCGTTGGCCCGGACGGATCAACGATGTTAATCGATGCAGGCGGACCGGTTGGCGGAGTGACCGAGGCCGCTGAAGCAACCAGCCGCTTCGACATAGGTGAAGAAGTCGTGTCGCCGTATCTCTGGTCTCGCAGATTTCGCCGGCTCGACACACTCGTCCTCAGCCACGCGCACAGCGACCACATGGGCGGAATGCCTGCGGTGATGCGAAACTTCAGGCCTCGCGAGCTCTGGGTCAGTATCGATCCCAATTCAGACGCTTATCGTGCCCTCCTGTCGGAAGCAAAGAGCTTCGGAGTCGTAGTGCGTCACTTCTATGCTGGTGACAAGGTGACGTGGGGCGGAACCCAAATAACGATCCTCGCCCCGGAGAGCGGTTACACCAATCCCCACGAGCCAGTGAACAACGACTCGCTGGTGATGAGAATGCAATACGGCGACGCCTCGGTCCTGCTTGAAGGCGACGCAGAAGCTCCCAGCGAACGCGCGATGATAGCTAATGGACGCGTAGCGGCCGTCACTCTGCTCAAGGTTGGACACCACGGAAGCCGCACCTCAACAACGCAGGAGTTCCTGAACGCCGCCGCTCCAAGGGACGCAGTGATGTCCGTAGGCAAGGGGAATACATTTGGTCACCCCCGCTTCGAAGTCATCGAACGAATCGCAGAAGCACGTACTAAGCTGTACCGAACAGACGAGTTTGGCCTGACTACATTTTTGTTGGGACGGGATGGCCGAATCCGTGAGATTCTCGATGCGTCTAATCAGTGA
- a CDS encoding GNAT family N-acetyltransferase, giving the protein MRIRLATENDLPALMELLRRVVPLMRAAGNLQWDETYPNETVFQRDIDLGQLWVAEVDAGIAGVAAVTTDQEPDYAQVGWNIEEPAVVVHRLAVDPAFRGLGAAGALMQKAEEVAVERAITVLRVDTNTQNEATQRLFPKLGYQLAGEISLAFRPGLRFLCYEKRLTTT; this is encoded by the coding sequence ATGCGCATACGGCTTGCTACGGAGAATGATCTTCCGGCCCTGATGGAACTGCTGCGTCGGGTAGTTCCTCTGATGCGTGCCGCCGGCAATCTGCAGTGGGACGAAACTTATCCGAACGAAACCGTGTTCCAACGCGACATCGATCTCGGACAACTATGGGTAGCCGAAGTAGACGCTGGCATCGCGGGCGTCGCCGCTGTCACCACGGATCAGGAGCCTGATTACGCTCAAGTAGGTTGGAATATAGAGGAGCCTGCGGTGGTCGTGCACCGGCTCGCGGTCGATCCTGCATTTCGTGGGCTCGGGGCGGCCGGAGCCCTGATGCAAAAGGCGGAGGAGGTCGCGGTCGAGCGCGCCATCACCGTACTCCGCGTCGACACCAATACGCAAAACGAGGCAACTCAGCGTCTCTTCCCAAAGCTCGGCTATCAACTCGCCGGAGAGATCAGTCTGGCCTTCCGACCGGGTTTGCGTTTCCTCTGCTATGAAAAGCGTCTCACCACAACTTAA
- a CDS encoding glycoside hydrolase family 27 protein, with translation MLRRLFVARLWLVMITLALTPVVGRALDNGLAKTPPMGWNSWNKFACKGLNEKVVRETADAMVANGMKDAGYQFVILDDCWQTSRDANGNILADAERFPSGIKALADYIHSKGMKFGLYSDAGAQTCAKRPGSIGHEYQDAKQYADWGVDYLKEDWCNTLPNQNSESSYTLMRDALAASGRPIVFSICEWGSTKPWLWAGPVGNLWRSTGDIQDCWDCKKTWGGNGVVQIIDLMSGLETYAGPGHWNDPDMLEVGNGGMTKEENRAHFSMWAMFAAPLLAGNDVSNMSADTKEILLNKEVIAIDQDALGQQARRVKKTGDLEIWSKQLQDGGRAVALLNRGPAATKISVSWTDIGYPDGLSASVRDLWNAKDIGKQSGTYSAEVPSHGVVMLKVKP, from the coding sequence ATGCTACGACGTCTCTTCGTTGCACGACTGTGGCTGGTGATGATAACGCTTGCCCTGACACCTGTCGTTGGACGCGCACTGGACAACGGTTTGGCAAAGACGCCTCCGATGGGATGGAACAGTTGGAACAAGTTCGCATGTAAGGGACTCAACGAGAAGGTCGTGCGCGAAACCGCAGACGCGATGGTGGCCAACGGAATGAAGGACGCCGGCTACCAGTTCGTCATCCTCGACGACTGCTGGCAGACCAGCCGCGACGCCAATGGCAACATTCTCGCCGACGCCGAGCGGTTCCCCTCCGGCATCAAAGCGCTCGCGGACTACATTCACAGCAAAGGCATGAAGTTCGGTCTCTACTCCGATGCAGGCGCGCAAACCTGCGCCAAGCGTCCAGGAAGCATCGGCCATGAGTATCAGGACGCGAAGCAGTACGCGGACTGGGGCGTCGACTACCTTAAGGAAGACTGGTGCAACACGCTGCCAAACCAGAACAGCGAGTCCTCCTACACCCTAATGCGCGACGCATTGGCCGCGTCTGGTCGACCGATCGTCTTCAGCATCTGCGAGTGGGGATCAACCAAACCCTGGCTCTGGGCCGGTCCAGTCGGAAATCTTTGGCGCTCAACCGGAGATATTCAGGACTGCTGGGACTGCAAAAAAACCTGGGGCGGCAACGGAGTCGTGCAGATCATCGATCTGATGAGCGGCCTCGAAACCTACGCTGGCCCGGGCCACTGGAACGATCCCGACATGCTTGAAGTAGGCAACGGCGGCATGACAAAGGAGGAGAATCGCGCACACTTCAGCATGTGGGCGATGTTCGCTGCACCCCTGCTGGCTGGCAACGACGTCTCGAACATGTCCGCAGACACAAAGGAAATACTCCTGAACAAAGAAGTAATCGCAATCGACCAGGACGCGCTCGGCCAACAGGCACGCAGAGTAAAGAAGACCGGAGATCTCGAGATCTGGTCCAAGCAGCTACAGGATGGGGGTCGAGCCGTGGCCTTACTGAACCGTGGCCCAGCGGCGACAAAGATCTCCGTCTCGTGGACCGACATCGGCTATCCCGACGGCCTCTCGGCTTCAGTGCGAGATCTATGGAACGCAAAGGACATTGGCAAACAAAGCGGAACCTACTCCGCCGAAGTCCCAAGTCATGGCGTAGTGATGCTAAAGGTAAAACCGTAA
- a CDS encoding NHL repeat-containing protein: protein MHSTLRLFYVAMVGALSCSLAGCGGGGSTTTPPPVTPPPVTPANPGVSFSGKAMAGTAQPIVGAAVQLYAAGTTGNGSASTALLTTTLTTDATGSFTVPSGYACPAAASQLYVVIRGGQVGASPDNSAIALASALGACNQIVSASKFVVNEVTTAAMAWGLAQFLSVGANVGATATNAQGLANAFATVANLVNPTAGTSPGAAFPKTGVSPAAKINTLANVLNNCTAAASACGQLFSATTPSGGSAPANTLDAAFNVVRNPGNSIAALYAQQASGAPFEPALTAAPSDWTLFINYAGGGISVPSGLGVDSTGSVWVASYAGVASKYSNTGNPVFANGITGNGLMSTYSLAIDAQDNVWIPNQQSTGGFGSVTELNSSGQPVSGANGYSSGGIYFPEAIAIDTNGTVWIVNNGNSSLTLLSSTGQPLSGAKGYTSSQFEFPVAVAIDGNHNGWVTNYSDIDTVTKVSADGTQISSYACCNMPDGIAIDQRGDVWVANYSGDSISQLASDGTVISSGYSDMKASINHPQGLAIDGSGHVWVTNYRGPSITELAGSAASSPGQILSPSAGYAGDAKLLEAYAIQIDASGNLWITNQGSSILTEVVGLATPVKTPLLGPPQTP, encoded by the coding sequence TTGCACAGCACTCTAAGGCTTTTCTATGTGGCGATGGTGGGCGCTCTCTCTTGCTCCCTCGCGGGATGCGGTGGCGGTGGTTCCACCACCACTCCGCCGCCGGTTACGCCACCACCTGTTACGCCCGCAAACCCTGGCGTGAGTTTTAGCGGGAAGGCGATGGCTGGTACCGCGCAACCAATTGTGGGTGCGGCCGTCCAACTTTACGCGGCTGGCACGACGGGGAATGGGTCGGCCTCGACTGCACTGCTGACGACCACACTGACTACGGATGCAACCGGGTCCTTTACCGTGCCTTCTGGCTACGCCTGCCCGGCGGCGGCTTCTCAGCTTTATGTTGTGATTCGCGGGGGACAGGTGGGGGCTTCGCCGGATAACTCGGCGATTGCTCTCGCCAGCGCGCTTGGCGCCTGCAACCAGATTGTGTCCGCGTCCAAGTTTGTCGTCAATGAAGTCACAACTGCTGCTATGGCATGGGGACTCGCTCAGTTTCTTAGCGTTGGTGCGAACGTTGGAGCAACGGCGACCAACGCTCAGGGTCTTGCCAATGCGTTTGCCACCGTTGCGAATCTTGTGAATCCCACCGCAGGAACGTCGCCGGGAGCAGCCTTTCCCAAGACCGGGGTGTCGCCCGCTGCGAAGATCAACACCTTGGCGAATGTGCTCAATAACTGCACGGCAGCGGCTTCGGCCTGCGGCCAGCTTTTTTCTGCGACCACGCCCAGCGGAGGTTCTGCTCCGGCCAATACTTTGGATGCAGCGTTCAACGTTGTGCGAAACCCGGGGAATAGCATTGCCGCACTCTATGCGCAGCAGGCCAGCGGCGCTCCGTTTGAACCGGCGCTTACTGCGGCGCCCTCGGACTGGACGCTGTTCATCAACTATGCGGGCGGAGGCATCAGTGTGCCATCCGGGCTGGGGGTTGATTCGACCGGCAGCGTCTGGGTTGCCAGCTACGCGGGTGTTGCATCGAAGTATTCGAATACGGGCAATCCGGTCTTTGCAAACGGCATCACTGGCAACGGCTTGATGAGTACGTACAGTCTTGCGATCGATGCGCAGGATAATGTCTGGATTCCTAATCAGCAGAGTACCGGTGGCTTTGGCAGCGTGACGGAGCTTAACTCAAGCGGACAACCGGTCTCTGGTGCCAATGGATATAGCTCGGGGGGGATTTACTTTCCAGAGGCGATCGCGATCGATACCAATGGAACGGTGTGGATTGTGAATAACGGCAACTCGAGCCTGACCTTGCTGTCGAGTACTGGCCAGCCGTTGTCGGGGGCAAAGGGGTACACGTCGAGCCAGTTCGAGTTTCCGGTTGCGGTAGCTATCGACGGGAACCACAACGGCTGGGTGACAAACTACTCGGATATAGACACGGTGACCAAGGTGTCTGCAGACGGAACTCAGATCAGCAGCTACGCGTGCTGCAATATGCCGGACGGTATCGCTATCGACCAGCGCGGCGATGTGTGGGTGGCCAACTATTCCGGCGACAGCATCAGCCAACTGGCCAGCGATGGAACCGTTATTTCGAGCGGGTATAGCGATATGAAGGCCAGCATCAACCATCCGCAGGGGCTGGCGATCGATGGATCGGGCCATGTGTGGGTTACAAATTATCGGGGGCCATCGATCACGGAGCTGGCGGGCTCGGCGGCATCATCGCCGGGGCAGATTTTGTCGCCTTCGGCGGGCTATGCCGGAGACGCGAAGTTGCTGGAGGCGTATGCAATCCAGATCGATGCGAGTGGGAATCTGTGGATTACGAACCAGGGGAGCAGCATCCTGACTGAAGTTGTCGGGCTGGCAACTCCGGTGAAGACTCCTTTGCTTGGCCCGCCACAGACTCCCTAA
- the xrtJ gene encoding exosortase J, giving the protein MYQAAGLAAIVAVLGLSTIWSTVNALWAMWTTDALKSIGMFVPLVSFVLVLRVWRSLEWEMEGSWWGLVILAVTAFVVHLRDQSVLIFVFSPQWSIFVPPYSLVMFAYGAGVVLLFGGTRLFRASLFPLVLLFFVNPVPHVFNVFVDLPLQRISAHVARGFAIALGQPLSPDQLRLMFTPDFGMFIAPGCNGIRGAITMGFIALIAGYVYRFRWYAHAAVVAGAVLLGYAFNFARLCLLVLYYLVALHFTSLQNKAEMGDYVIGGCLFLVGTFLLFYVVRRLSESPGQIKPPAINVSASVESAKNSSFYLRFAAMLVLTLFSGYKVARAYVQTHNAGYTAQMNADQDAAGQFPAQAGSYKLVRTWNDNIFAGTLLYHWAEYAPADGGPHVSLAVSPLLGSHDTLICHSARGEDPLWRDQLTLPMAGNVPVDFSGSFFNDGATQYLEATTICNGATCGEYSSDRKHFGFVYSKPDAQSLFSQDPQRPIPILLRAETIDTTLPADVARQQMTAAVRSFLASVDLAGLTQPYRHR; this is encoded by the coding sequence TTGTACCAAGCCGCGGGACTCGCGGCGATTGTCGCGGTCCTCGGCCTTTCCACTATCTGGTCCACGGTAAATGCTCTGTGGGCGATGTGGACAACTGACGCCCTTAAATCGATTGGCATGTTCGTTCCGCTGGTCAGCTTCGTGCTGGTTCTGCGGGTTTGGCGATCGCTTGAGTGGGAGATGGAGGGCAGTTGGTGGGGGCTGGTCATTCTGGCCGTCACTGCCTTTGTCGTTCACCTCCGAGACCAGTCCGTCCTGATATTTGTCTTCTCACCGCAGTGGTCGATCTTTGTTCCGCCGTATTCGCTGGTCATGTTTGCGTATGGTGCGGGGGTGGTGCTGCTCTTTGGTGGAACGCGCCTGTTCCGAGCGTCTTTGTTCCCCCTGGTGCTCCTGTTTTTTGTGAATCCGGTTCCTCACGTCTTCAATGTTTTTGTCGATCTGCCGTTGCAGCGTATCTCGGCTCATGTGGCCCGCGGGTTCGCGATTGCACTGGGGCAGCCTCTAAGTCCAGATCAGCTGCGTCTGATGTTCACGCCCGACTTTGGCATGTTCATCGCACCCGGATGTAACGGCATTCGGGGCGCTATTACGATGGGCTTTATCGCATTGATCGCGGGGTATGTCTACCGGTTTCGCTGGTATGCACACGCGGCCGTCGTCGCCGGCGCTGTACTGCTGGGATACGCCTTCAACTTCGCACGTCTTTGCCTGCTGGTGCTGTATTACCTGGTCGCGCTGCACTTTACTTCGCTGCAGAATAAGGCGGAGATGGGTGACTATGTGATCGGGGGATGCCTGTTTCTCGTGGGGACGTTCTTGTTGTTTTATGTTGTTCGCCGCCTGAGCGAATCGCCCGGCCAGATCAAGCCACCTGCGATAAACGTCTCCGCTTCGGTTGAGTCAGCAAAGAACTCCAGCTTCTATCTGCGCTTCGCAGCCATGCTGGTGCTGACGCTCTTCAGTGGTTACAAGGTGGCGCGCGCTTATGTCCAGACGCACAATGCCGGTTACACGGCTCAAATGAACGCCGATCAAGACGCTGCCGGACAGTTCCCTGCTCAGGCGGGAAGTTACAAGCTGGTTCGTACCTGGAATGACAACATCTTCGCCGGAACGCTTCTCTATCATTGGGCCGAGTACGCACCCGCTGACGGAGGGCCGCATGTGTCCCTCGCTGTGTCGCCGCTTCTCGGGTCGCATGACACGTTGATCTGCCACTCCGCGCGTGGCGAAGACCCACTGTGGAGAGACCAACTGACTCTGCCAATGGCCGGCAATGTGCCAGTCGATTTTTCCGGTTCGTTTTTCAACGATGGCGCTACGCAGTATCTTGAGGCGACCACGATCTGCAATGGCGCTACGTGTGGCGAGTACTCGAGCGACCGTAAACACTTCGGTTTTGTTTACAGCAAGCCTGATGCTCAATCGCTTTTCTCGCAGGATCCGCAACGTCCGATTCCGATCCTGCTACGGGCCGAGACCATCGACACCACCTTGCCAGCGGATGTGGCTCGCCAACAGATGACGGCTGCTGTTCGGTCGTTTCTCGCGTCCGTCGATCTGGCTGGTCTCACGCAACCGTACCGTCACCGCTAA
- a CDS encoding PExPT-CTERM protein: MKKTCLLLAGIALLSSVALPLYAQGGCTESPENPTAILAVVGSAGAFFVSARARIKARRSQSK; encoded by the coding sequence ATGAAGAAAACCTGTCTTTTACTCGCTGGCATAGCTCTCCTCTCATCCGTCGCCCTCCCGCTGTATGCGCAAGGCGGTTGCACTGAATCCCCTGAAAATCCAACAGCTATTCTCGCGGTTGTAGGCTCTGCGGGTGCATTTTTCGTTTCGGCACGTGCTCGCATCAAAGCCCGTCGCAGCCAGTCCAAATAA
- a CDS encoding M1 family metallopeptidase, whose translation MFVRHAAVVFSAFSALVLLTATAAQAQRLPGGVHPEHYALTLTPDLNAATFRGEETIDVVLDAPSKSITLNAAEIRFGEVKAYALPIATYAYGKLGSVPRPLTPVETDQHPQTAITTLDGEKEQATFSFANELPAGRVTLAIRYTGVLNDKLRGFYLSKTKTRSYAVTQFEPTDARRAYPSFDEPALKATYDITMIVDSGDTAISNSTMISDKAGPIAGKHTLRFATTPKMSTYLVAFLVGDFKCTEGKSDGVPIRACATPDKVGLTKFAVESAKYVLHYYDTYFGIKYPMPKLDMVALPDFEAGAMENFGCITYRETDLLVDARIGSIPEKKRVAVVVAHEMAHQWFGDMVTMEWWDNLWLNEGFATWMETKAAATWHPEWGFSQDDAQSLDETLNLDSGRSTRAIRATADTPDEINEMFDGIAYGKAGAVIGMVENYLGKEVFRQGVHNYLQAHLYANATAEDFWGAQTANSHLPVDKVMSSFVTQPGVPLLTFSERRAGGVPVAQSRFFLSAAETNREPAGGTEWSVPVCLKTNAEPICRVLRPEDATLPLPMDAGLPMLYANAAAKGYFRTDYTASQLSAIVAKAETSLTPAERIGLLGDRWAMVLSGRAAVGDYLDVVLALKQDSGAVLLETAYQQIKMVDADIASEEDRAELAGVLRRQFGPVYTALGSPVKGESFDRQQLRGTLFELLGDAHDSTVLAEAQLLTTRTFAVDNKKDKTLDPTLSDAAVLVSTSHGDAALYEKLLAVSKYASEPGQQSDALRALARFRDPSLVTRTLDYTASGAVRNQDSGTILAALLRDRETRDQTWGYIQKNWDKVRAQLTVSSGAEVVAATGSFCTVRQRDEVASFFATHKVEAAKHTLATAVDSINDCIQLRSAQESKLHAWLASQPK comes from the coding sequence ATGTTTGTGCGTCATGCTGCAGTTGTCTTCTCTGCCTTCTCTGCCCTGGTTCTTCTCACAGCAACTGCAGCTCAGGCGCAACGGCTTCCGGGTGGAGTTCATCCGGAGCACTATGCGTTGACGTTGACTCCGGACCTGAACGCGGCGACCTTCCGCGGCGAAGAGACGATCGATGTTGTGCTGGATGCTCCGAGCAAGAGCATTACGTTGAATGCGGCGGAGATCAGGTTTGGCGAGGTAAAGGCGTATGCGCTGCCGATTGCTACCTACGCTTACGGCAAGCTTGGGTCGGTGCCGAGGCCACTGACGCCGGTCGAGACGGATCAGCATCCGCAGACTGCGATCACGACACTCGATGGCGAGAAGGAGCAGGCCACTTTTTCGTTTGCCAATGAGCTGCCTGCGGGCAGGGTTACGCTGGCGATTCGGTATACGGGGGTGCTGAATGACAAGCTGCGCGGGTTCTATCTTTCGAAGACGAAGACGCGAAGTTATGCGGTAACGCAGTTCGAGCCGACCGATGCGCGACGGGCTTATCCGAGCTTCGATGAGCCGGCGCTGAAGGCTACGTACGACATTACGATGATCGTCGATAGCGGCGATACGGCGATCTCAAATAGCACAATGATCTCGGACAAGGCGGGGCCGATTGCGGGAAAGCATACGCTGCGCTTTGCGACGACGCCGAAGATGTCGACCTATCTTGTGGCGTTTCTTGTGGGGGATTTCAAGTGCACGGAGGGGAAGTCGGATGGTGTGCCGATCCGCGCGTGTGCGACACCGGACAAGGTTGGGCTGACGAAGTTTGCGGTGGAGTCGGCGAAGTACGTTTTGCATTACTACGACACTTACTTTGGGATTAAATACCCGATGCCAAAGCTGGATATGGTGGCGCTGCCTGACTTTGAGGCCGGAGCGATGGAGAACTTCGGTTGCATTACGTATCGCGAGACCGATCTGCTGGTGGATGCAAGGATCGGGAGCATTCCCGAGAAGAAACGGGTGGCGGTGGTGGTCGCGCATGAGATGGCGCACCAGTGGTTTGGCGATATGGTGACGATGGAGTGGTGGGACAATCTGTGGCTCAACGAGGGGTTTGCGACGTGGATGGAGACGAAGGCGGCGGCGACCTGGCATCCGGAGTGGGGCTTTTCGCAGGATGATGCGCAGAGCCTCGATGAGACGCTGAACCTCGATTCGGGGAGGAGTACGCGGGCGATTCGAGCGACTGCCGATACTCCGGATGAGATCAACGAGATGTTCGACGGCATCGCGTATGGCAAGGCTGGCGCGGTGATCGGGATGGTGGAGAACTATCTCGGGAAGGAGGTCTTTCGGCAGGGGGTGCATAACTATCTGCAGGCTCACCTGTATGCGAATGCGACGGCGGAGGACTTCTGGGGGGCCCAGACGGCGAATTCGCATCTGCCGGTGGATAAGGTGATGTCGAGCTTTGTGACGCAGCCGGGGGTGCCGCTGCTGACGTTCTCAGAGAGACGGGCGGGGGGTGTTCCAGTGGCGCAGAGCAGGTTTTTTCTGTCTGCGGCGGAGACAAATCGTGAGCCGGCTGGCGGTACGGAGTGGTCGGTTCCGGTGTGCCTGAAGACGAATGCGGAGCCGATCTGCCGTGTGCTGCGGCCTGAGGATGCGACTCTTCCATTGCCGATGGATGCCGGACTGCCGATGTTGTATGCGAATGCGGCGGCAAAGGGCTATTTTCGAACGGACTATACGGCTTCGCAGTTGAGCGCGATTGTCGCGAAGGCGGAGACGTCGCTGACACCAGCGGAGCGGATTGGTCTGCTGGGCGATCGTTGGGCGATGGTGCTTTCGGGACGGGCTGCGGTCGGCGACTATCTCGATGTGGTTCTGGCGCTGAAGCAGGATAGTGGCGCTGTGCTGCTTGAGACGGCGTACCAGCAGATCAAGATGGTTGATGCGGACATTGCGTCGGAGGAGGACCGCGCGGAGCTTGCAGGTGTGCTGCGACGCCAGTTCGGGCCGGTTTATACGGCGCTTGGCAGCCCGGTGAAGGGAGAGTCGTTCGATCGGCAACAGCTTCGCGGGACGCTCTTCGAGTTGCTGGGTGACGCGCACGACTCCACCGTGCTGGCCGAGGCGCAGCTACTGACGACGCGGACGTTCGCAGTGGATAACAAGAAGGATAAGACGCTCGACCCGACGCTTTCGGACGCTGCGGTGCTGGTCAGCACGAGCCATGGCGATGCTGCGCTCTATGAGAAGCTGCTTGCCGTGAGCAAGTACGCCAGCGAGCCGGGTCAGCAGAGCGATGCTCTGCGTGCGCTGGCGCGATTTCGCGATCCGTCACTGGTGACAAGGACGCTGGACTATACGGCTTCAGGAGCGGTTCGTAACCAGGATAGCGGGACCATCCTGGCAGCGCTGTTGCGCGACCGCGAGACCCGCGATCAGACGTGGGGTTACATTCAGAAGAACTGGGATAAGGTTCGCGCGCAGCTGACGGTTTCGTCTGGCGCGGAGGTAGTGGCGGCGACTGGCTCGTTCTGTACGGTTCGGCAGCGGGATGAGGTTGCCAGCTTCTTTGCCACGCACAAGGTGGAGGCCGCGAAGCACACGCTGGCGACGGCCGTGGACAGCATCAACGATTGCATTCAGTTACGTTCGGCACAGGAGTCGAAGCTGCACGCATGGCTGGCGTCTCAACCGAAGTAG